The sequence attcatacatcaattgtctcaatcatttattcattcatttattcatttattcattttttcattccaagatggcttagcagttcagacgtcatttctgtcctcgtattgtcgtgtcctgtatatatatatatatttacacctttcttcgcatatcttttatatattttattatccaagaactcaactacaaaagctttcctgcaaaagctttcctgcaacccgcctcaccaattacaaaaaaaagtattatttacctcaaatctgaaaatccacagtggaagctagccaggggctaatcagaagctagccagaaagctaaccagaagctagccgaaagctagccagaagctaatctgaagctgcccagaagttagccggtttgctggctagcgttggtgtttcagctgcccacattttgtggtcatcagctattcctttagctcgataatctaccggcacttttgtgcaacgcgactcggaccggagcataccgggccttttttttctctcagtttccccggatttcagccgcaggctctggacatttgcaccttgatttcgcagctagctagctgcaaaccgtgtgactattggcttacgtcgatcccggagcaaacttaaatcattccggagctagccagctgaggagttccatcagccattcctgggctacagtcacctatccggacccgtttgtttttaatattttttttttttttaaatcaattaaaaaatatatatattttatttattaaaaaaaaaaaaaaattgctgcagaaacggagccccaccgggccttcacgactgactgccgacgttatctgcccgagggagttatccaactggcacctccgtcgcgacgttacctgaacgctcatctggggcccgctaatcgttagctgtcttatcggctgctatctgaataagtatatcagacaattttttttcttgggtcactatatctattttgccaattggattgatcccctctaccacacggaaccccactaatctaccgacggaaacgcacgaggtgtctaaaaatagacctccatcctatgctatcttgctaccgatagccatctacccggccagctgtctggatcgccgtgaccccaaccaacctctactcactggacccttattgatcactcgattaagcatgcctctccttaatgtaaatatgccttgtccattgctgttcaggggcctgttgcacaaaactaggataagggattaagccaggatatcttggtgatcctggctcaattgatccgtaatccggttgcactaaagatggatagggggcaggaggatatgttatggtataaattaccatggagatttattctgtggagctagcctgctccagaccaggctaaattccaggatctatttaatctcatccctaatgtcagtcagcagtcaccacaaatggaaaccaatagttatttcactgctcactatacattgttatcacatataactagacccactgttattatttaaacgtttgtgatcattaatttcaatgattttggataaaaaatgatttttagatgatgttgctatcattagataatttacagtttcccatagactataaggctatatataaaatgatagaatattagggccacagaggggaaaaaaacacaagtcataatattgtaaccagttgttttaaaggaggacagttgttaaaatgacagatgtggggcatttcgtgaaattgtacttcagtatggtttcataaacaaagacatgctgatgtgccagaatattaagtatcacattgtcataagtatcaaaactgtaaaaacaatatgtagcttttctgcagaaagaaccagcctcataaatttatgactttatcctttttcttcagtgtggccctagtactctgtcatataaacaaatacacattccatatgaatataaaaacacaatgtgtaacattatgttcctttattgaataaggacaaaacaaagcaggtaaaccatcagctcctttcgaaactgaagtcacagtgactctacaagatggaaagcacagaatccaagcatattatacaaaatgatacatacacattcaaaggtctgtatataacacaccctgcatgtctgcacactaaaataaatgcaggacaaatccatacacatcaactgaacagacaaatgaatggatgcagtagcctccctgcagccttgtattacacacagtataccgcacaaacatcataagaggccaaattcgtcaaaaaacgaacccaaaaaaacccaaattcctctgccaccgcaggacatatttaaccaaaattgaaagcacacatactaactaaaataattcaacacatattggtccctcagcagccgaccactgtcgtcatcagggaagattgccggattgtcccagtccatggctggtggcactctgggggccctctccttcctcaggcaggccacattgtggaggacagcacaagccacagtaatatcacatgccctaacagggctgacccttaatttgtgaaggcagtgaaagcgtgccttcaggaggccaaaggtcatttcaactctggccctggtcctggcatgggcatggttgtaggcctgctgtgctgcctgggggtctgtgaaaggtgtcaggagaaaaggctggcagccataccccctgtctcccagcaacacaccagagaattcacctgtcaacacaaaatctcatcattactacctcataaacacagtgatattcttgacacagccatgatggttataaataggggttgtgtggcttaccttgtgataggcactgatagatttcagaggcccgaaagattctggagtcatggactgagccaggccattttgccacaacattgctgatcacacagtcagcattgcagaccatctgaaatcataagatgaggaatattacaccaatcaatgcacatcactggcaatgcagagtgttcgtcaatggacaatatcaaaaagttatgttcacctgaacattaatgctgtgaaaggatttcctattcacaaaatcggcctcatgggcacctgagggggcttttatccttatgtgtgtgcagtccactgcaccaatgacattggggaaacctgtcacacaaagtaatgagtatcctactatgtgttaacagttgtcctgtaatttgtagatcctcttacctgcaatcctatagaactcctctttgatgtcacagagtcttctgtggccagggaaggagatgaagacatctgctaatgctttgatagccagacacacactccttattgtgcggcaaattgtggccttgttcagctgttctgcatcccccactgagtacaggaaggctccactagcaaaaaagcgcaaggccacacaaaccatttgctccacactcagtgcatggctccgtgcagtgcggtgcttaatcctgggacccagtagtctgcatagatacctgatgccatctgcagaaaacctgtatctttcatatagatggtcatcagggaaggccagtgggtccaaccggtccctgaagaccctttctcgcctgaaggctctcctcagcacaagtgcttcttcatccaccacatctcgcacgaatgggcatgccattgtcagagcagaaaggaacacacaattttgggccttcatataggctagtggccacacctggtgctgggggggtgggcaaaagagggcgatgccttataacgatgacttggttgtactgattgctgggaaaataaaaaaaaccttagaaagatgccaccgtcctgtgtgctcacaataagagctcatatgtcatggctcacttgactttacgagaatatacctaatttttattttgagctgtgtcatcttcttggagctgggggaggaaagaaaaataatgattaatacatttgtgttacagttagcatacagtgtacattgaaggcatatctcacctccctctcaagtttttttatttcaaggtccagtttcctaattgtcctcttttttatttcggactccagtgcaagattttccatctttttcttcttgtactgaatgtctatgtctgccagttctatttggcgccggaggtggttgccatacaactttctgatagcttgtgagctctgtgaacacaatacaattagcgcagctaatttggcaggatgtggtgtccttttattaatacgcactatgttgccaggctggttttcccactgtatagcatctgggtcctgtaaaagaaattagattttttgattttgatgaggactcctcaccattgtagagtaaatagtactttcacagtcttaacatgatacctcatgccttctggaatccagagagatggtctcctcctcatcatcgtctccatcatgtgctgttgctgctgcactggggccttcaccctatcacatttaatcggattcatattgaagctagtagacaagacatgccaggcctacagtatgcctttgatggagtactcactggatcagcatcgtctggtgcttgtgctggtggctctaacaggaacacagtgctgccagacactgcaaggcaataggtaaaccaaagtcagacagtccaaattgattcaatatgaatgtggttgtatcccatgtagagatggaaggacataccttgaatgaagcgggtggcatcttgggaggaacctatgctcgtctctttccccccagggatcccctctaagacgggcctgcctttatttagctccaaggccatgtcctctgctggggtaaggtcagcctttggtgacccaccacccgtgccttgtctgtgggtattctttttcactgctaaaacagtacagacaatgtgtgagcaggcaccttctgggtacaatatatgcttgtgctttgttaaatattagtcagggaccataccattctgcagaatgttcttgtatttgattttgacctgctgccatgtccgttttggcccgttcatgtttaatctacacacacacacacacacacacacacacacacacacacatttaatggagtcacactgcaaaaaattacttggtatttttgtcttgttttcagtaaaaatatcaaaaaatttatcatagctttatacagtgtgatggagttactttacacaatttcactcatatctgcagtgcatttcaattaaaaatttaaccgtttcataattacagtacaactgcatttttggagatgtgaattaaatatttgaattgtaattgtgatgtttcagcggagcggtgagtgtgtaattgtgcactacttacgcattcaggcggtctgcaatactttgccacgctttttctctttgctttatcactgtggcggtgttgcctttcttcttaattatatcttttacctcctcgtatgcctccatgaggatttgtgcttccgacggggaaaagtacgtggctctagttgccatggtaaatcagttaatctgtgatctgtggcggggtctatttgagtgagccgtgagcgcgcacctatccaggattggtttcacctggcttaatgaatccgtgtctgctcatcctggcttggtctttgtgcaaccaattaagcctggacgcacatgttttggcttcattgagctcagctgagtcatttatcccggatgtcttaattctacttttgtgcaacaggccccaggttagtgtttattggcttatttcactgtagagcctctagccctgctcactataccatatccaacctttcagttccaccacccacatatgcgatgacatcacctggtttcaatgatgtttctagagacaatatctctctcatcatcactcaatacctaggtttacctccactgtattcacatcctaccataccttttgtctgtacattattccttgaagctattttatcgcccccagaaacgtccttttactctctgttctagacgttctagacgaccaattctcatagcttttagccatacccttatcctactcctcctctgttcctctggtgatgtagaggtgaatccaggccctgcagtacctagctccactcctattccccaggcgctctcttttgatgacttctgtaaccgtaatagccttggtttcatgcatgttaacattagaagcctcctccctaagtttgttttgttcactgctttagcacactctgccaacccggatgttttagccgtgtctgaatcctggcttagaaagaccaccaaaaattctgacattttcatccccaactacaagattttcagacaagatagaacggccaaagggggcggtgttgcaatctactgcaaagattgcctgcagagttctgttttactatccaggtctgttcccaaacaatttgaacttctacttttaaaaatccacctctctaaaaacaagtctctcaccgttgccgcctgctatagaccaccctctgcccccagctgtgctctggacaccatatgtgaactgattgccccccatctatcttcagagctcgtgctgctaggcgacctaaatttgaacatgcttaacaccccagccatcctacaatctaagcttgatgccctcaatctcacacaaattatcaatgaacctaccaggtaccaccccaattccgtaaacacgggtaccctcatagatatcatcctaaccaacttgccctccaaatacacctctgctgttttcaaccaagatctcagcgatcactgcctcattgcctgcatccgtaatgggtcagcggtcaaacgacctccactcatcactgtcaaacgctccctgaaacacttcagcgagcaggcctttctaatcgacctggccgaggtatcctggaaggatattgatctcatcccgtcagtagaggatgcctggatattttttttaaatgccttcctcaccatcttgaataagcatgccccattcaagaaatttagaaccaggaacagatatagcccttggttctctcctgacctgactgcccttaaccaacagaaaaacatcctatggcgttctgcattagcatcgaacagcccccgtgatatgcaacttttcagggaagctagaaaccaatatacacaggcagttagaaaagccaaggctagctttttcaagcagaaatttgcttcctgcaacacaaattcaaaaaagttctgggacactgtaaagtccatggagaataagaacacctcctaccagcttccaactgcactgaagataggaaacactgtcaccaccgacaaatccactataattgagaatttcaataagcatttttctacggctggccatgctttccacctggctacccctaccccggtcaacagcactgccctcccctctgctactcgcccaagccttccccatttctctttctcccaaatacagtcagctgatgttctgaaagagctgcaaaatctggacccttacaaatcagccgggctagataatctggaccctttctttctaaaactatctgctgaaattgttgccacccctattactagccttttcaacctctctttcgtgtcgtctgagattcccaaagattggaaagcagctgcggttatccccctcttcaaagggggggacactcttgaccctaacagctacagacctatatctatcctaccctgcctttctaaggtcttcgaaagccaagtcaacaaacagattaccgaccatttcgaatcccaccataccttctccgctatgcaatctggtttcagagctggtcatgggtgcacctcagccacgctcaaggtcataaacgatatcttaaccgccatcgataggaaacaatactgtgcagccgtattcattgacctggccaaggcttttgactctgtcaatcaccacatcctcatcggcagactcgacagccttggtttctctaatgattgcctcgcctggttcaccaactacttctctgatcgagttcagtgtgtcaaatcggagggtctgttgtccgggcctctggcagtctctatgggggtgccacagggttcaattcttggaccgactctcttctctgtatacatcaatgatgtcgctcttgctgctggtgattctctgatccacctctacgcagacgacactattctgtatacttctggcccttcttttgacactgtgttaacaaccctccaggcgagcttcaatgccatacaactctccttccgtggcctccagttgctcttaaatacaagtaaaatacAAGTACaagttttttataaatgttttatttttaatttttcaaATTTTtcaaatttttattttttttatttttattattattattatttttttttttttacttgctatattgtatttacttcgccaccatggcctttttatatttttatttattaatatatatattttgtttgccttcacctcccttatctcacctcacttgctcacattgtatatagacttatttttcactgtattattgactgtatgtttgttttactccatgtgtaactatgtgttgttgtatgtgtcgaactgctttgctttatcttggccaggtcgcaattgtaaatgagaacgtgttctcaatttgcctacctggttaaataaaggtgaaattaaaaaaataaaaataaaaataaaaaagaaataatcacagaaatgcataaacaaacaaagtagatatggttacaggGAAATAATaggggatgtgccctagtgggctaaaccggtatcgcggcttggtagacaaagggactGAGGAGGGCGCGAAAGATAAAagacactacaaagttgataattataaccatttaaatgctaatcctttgcacatgaacgctcactcattcggcaataattgcaatcaatatatatatttacgctcagtgtgtcgtcgtgatctctgttggaatcgtccttCTTTCTGTTGGAAGTTCATACGCCCgtctttcgtggttagaatggatacttcagagtcacattcagaaatgttgttatagatagatgtttcggcggttgtcgggcTTCTTATTCAATGGTATAGAATTCGTAGCTggagactagtaattagtatcaaagatttgctcttattctgtcggtatcgatagtctcagagtttcaacaaccattacaaccttagcttatactcaggtttatggtctctactcaaaccttagccctctaggtaatcgaggtaagctggtctggctGGGAAATTCCCAAGGTGGGGGTTATATCCAGAACAGTAGGAAAGGGCTGTCTCATGACGCCAtatcaatgtctgtgctcatggggcgggCCTATGACTTAGTtgaactccaaagggaattggagtttccttcattaaacagtttataatcacattacataatttcacaaatagtttaatctttactcattcattttatacaacaatagATGCAACTgagactcttgtataaacagagttatggtaatgtggctgtattgtctctcatgagtttcacaaacatTAAACGAAATGGACCGGTGTAGCTGGATTCTCTCCCGACCgtgtacacattctccaaaacatagacattgttcagttctcaagttctatGATGGAGAAGAGGTTCCTTTGTTCTCCTGTGAAACCttctctctctacactctctgGCCATGATGAGAGAGACTCCTCTAGGAATGTATGACCTGCATAACAGAGCCTGGgtgtagggggaagagagagaggtggtgtgagagagaggtggatggtgcagggagagggggatggtacTCGCTATCtccaaagagggccacgtcatgacactaTGCATCCAATCCTTTCCCTCCATTCAAAACACGGCAGCAGCATCTTTATTCAATCAACAGCTGCTTAACCCAAGGGTTGCATTATCCACTGTTATTCCTCCTTCTGCCTACAAAGTCCTTTGCTTGGGCGGTGGCCTAACTTTGGGCTGGGCTAGGGTGGTCTTCAACTCCAGAGAGTTGCCTGCATGGCCTGATGCATCATTAGTTAGTCTTAGCTGTGGAATCGCTCTTCTGCAACCAACTGCAAGGATTCACCTCAATTACTAATGACATATGGTGACAGTTGTATGTACAGCTTTAAACAAATGACTTTAGAATCATACATATTTGGAACACGGAActctctgctctcattctctATATTCCGTACTAAAAACTcacctattttt is a genomic window of Salvelinus alpinus chromosome 18, SLU_Salpinus.1, whole genome shotgun sequence containing:
- the LOC139543503 gene encoding myb/SANT-like DNA-binding domain-containing protein 4 isoform X3 produces the protein MATRATYFSPSEAQILMEAYEEVKDIIKKKGNTATVIKQREKAWQSIADRLNALNMNGPKRTWQQVKIKYKNILQNAVKKNTHRQGTGGGSPKADLTPAEDMALELNKGRPVLEGIPGGKETSIGSSQDATRFIQVSGSTVFLLEPPAQAPDDADPGEGPSAAATAHDGDDDEEETISLDSRRHEDPDAIQWENQPGNISSQAIRKLYGNHLRRQIELADIDIQYKKKKMENLALESEIKKRTIRKLDLEIKKLERELQEDDTAQNKN
- the LOC139543503 gene encoding putative nuclease HARBI1 isoform X1; this translates as MKAQNCVFLSALTMACPFVRDVVDEEALVLRRAFRRERVFRDRLDPLAFPDDHLYERYRFSADGIRYLCRLLGPRIKHRTARSHALSVEQMVCVALRFFASGAFLYSVGDAEQLNKATICRTIRSVCLAIKALADVFISFPGHRRLCDIKEEFYRIAGFPNVIGAVDCTHIRIKAPSGAHEADFVNRKSFHSINVQMVCNADCVISNVVAKWPGSVHDSRIFRASEIYQCLSQGEFSGVLLGDRGYGCQPFLLTPFTDPQAAQQAYNHAHARTRARVEMTFGLLKARFHCLHKLRVSPVRACDITVACAVLHNVACLRKERAPRVPPAMDWDNPAIFPDDDSGRLLRDQYVLNYFS
- the LOC139543503 gene encoding myb/SANT-like DNA-binding domain-containing protein 4 isoform X2, whose translation is MATRATYFSPSEAQILMEAYEEVKDIIKKKGNTATVIKQREKAWQSIADRLNALNMNGPKRTWQQVKIKYKNILQNAVKKNTHRQGTGGGSPKADLTPAEDMALELNKGRPVLEGIPGGKETSIGSSQDATRFIQVSGSTVFLLEPPAQAPDDADPGEGPSAAATAHDGDDDEEETISLDSRRHEDPDAIQWENQPGNISSQAIRKLYGNHLRRQIELADIDIQYKKKKMENLALESEIKKRTIRKLDLEIKKLEREVRYAFNVHCMLTVTQMY